GTGATGGATGCCGCGGCGCGCAAGTTCGGCATCGACCTGAAGTTCGACCACTTCGATTTCTCCAGCTGGGACTACTGCGAGAGGCACGGCAAAATGCTGCCCGACAACTGGAAGGACCAGATCGGCGGGCACGACGCGATCTACTTCGGCGCAGTCGGCTGGCCCGAGAAAATCGCCGACCACGTGTCGCTCTGGGGCTCGCTGCTCCTGTTCCGCCGCGAGTTCGACCAGTACATCAACCTGCGTCCCGCACGGCTGATGCCGGGCATCACGGCTCCGGTGGTGCGACGCGACGGCACGCCGCGCGCGCCCGGCGAGATCGACATGTACATCGTGCGCGAAAACACCGAGGGCGAATACTCGAGCATCGGCGGGCGCATGTACGAAGGCACACCGCGCGAGATCGTGGTGCAGGAAACAGTGATGTCGCGCGTAGGCGTCGACCGCGTGCTCAAGTTCGCATTCGAGCTGGCGCAGTCGCGGCCCAAGAAGCACCTGACCAGCGCCACCAAGTCGAACGGCATCTCGATCACCATGCCGTACTGGGACGAGCGCGTGGCCGAGATGGCGAAGAACTATCCGGGCGTGGCGCAGGACAAGTTCCACATCGACATTCTCACCGCGCACTTTGTGCAGCGGCCCGACTTCTTCGACGTGGTGGTGGCGAGCAACCTGTTCGGCGACATCCTCTCCGACCTCGGGCCGGCGTGCACGGGCACCATCGGCATCGCGCCCAGCGCCAACCTCAACCCGGAGCGCACCACGCCATCGCTGTTCGAGCCAGTGCACGGCTCCGCGCCGGACATCGCGGGCAAGGGCATTGCCAACCCCATCGGACAGATCTGGTGCGGCGCGATGATGCTCGAGTTCCTGGGCCACAAGAACGCGCACGACGCGATCCTGGCCACCATCGAAAAGGTACTGGCGCCCCAGAGCGGCGCACCTCGCACACCCGACATCGGAGGCCGCGCGAGCACCAGCGACCTGGGCAAGGCCATCGCCGAAGCCCTTTGAAATTGAGCCGCGAGAAACGCCCCTAAAATCGCGCGCTCCGCTGTTCTGCATGGCCTCGTGTCGTATTGACACCCTGCAGACCAGTGGTTGTAATCCTCGCTGGCAGCGCGCTGCCGAGGCGTCAGTCCTGCCAGGCTTCTTGCGTCGCGTCGTTTCGCGGCCGGCTCGCAGCTGACGAAGCCGACAAACTTTATTTCTTCGACAAGGGGCCCTTGTGAACAAGACCGAACTGATTGAGCACATCGCAAAAAACGCCGATATTTCCAAGGCAGCCGCTACCCGCGCGCTGGAATCCACCATCGGCGCCATTCGCACCACGCTCAAAAAAGGCGGCTCGGTGTCGCTTGTCGGTTTCGGCACTTTCGCAGTCGGCAAACGCGCTGCCCGCACGGGCCGCAATCCGCGCACCGGCGACGCGATTAAAATCAAGGCAGCCAAGATTCCGAAGTTCCGTCCGGGCAAGGCGCTGAAAGACGCGCTGAACTAAGACGTAGACTCGGAGAGTATTCCCGGTGGGGTGCTTAGCTCAGTTGGTAGAGCGGCGCCCTTACAAGGCGTAGGTCGGGGGTTCGAGCCCCTCAGCACCCACCACCCACCCGATGCAAAGGCGAACACTGGTTCGCCTTTTTTATTGCCGTCCGACATCCGTCGAAAAAGAGTGTTCAAGCATGTTTGATTTTTTCCGCAAGTACAACAAGATCGTCCTGATTTTCTTGTTCTTGCTGATCATTCCCTCGTTCGTCCTTTTTGGCGTGGAGCGCTACCAGGGCTCCGGCGACGAGAAGGTTGCACGCGTCGACGGCCACAACATCACCCGGCCCGAGTGGGATGCGCAGCATCGCATCGAGACCGACCGCATCCGGCAGCAGTCGCCGAATGTCGATGCGGCGCTGCTCGAATCCGACGTGATTCGCTACGGCACGCTGGAGCGCATGGTGCGCGATCGCGTGCTGGCCGCGGCGGCGGCCAAGTCGAACGTCACGGTGTCCGAAGAGCGCCTGTCGCGAATCTTCGCGCAGGACGCGGGGCTTGCGGCATTCCGCACGCCGGACGGCAAGTTCGACCGCGAGGCGTTCCAGCGCGTGACGGGGCGCACCCCGGAGCAGTACGAGGCCGCGATGCGTTCCGACCTGGCCACGCAGCAGGTGCTGCTCGGAATCTCGGGCACGGCGTTCACGCCGCCCGCATTGGCCGCGGCAACGATCAACGCCTTCTACGATCGCCGCGAGATCCAGGTCGCACGCTTCACCCCCGAGAGCTTCGCATCGAAGGTCACGGTCAGCGACGCCGACATCGAGGCGTACTACAAGGCCCACACCGCGCAGTTCCAGGCCCCCGAGCAGGCCAATGTCGAATACCTCGTGCTCGACCTCGAGGCGGCCAAGAAGAACGTTTCGGTCAACGAGGCCGATCTCAAGACCTACTACGAACAGAACGCCGCCCGCTTCGGCACAAAGGAAGAGCGCCGCGCCAGCCACATCCTGATCACCGCGCCCGCCAGCGCGCCGGCGGCCGATCGCGCCAAGGCAAAAGCCAAGGCCGAGCAGTTGCTGGCCGAAGTGAGGAAGGCGCCTGGCACCTTTGCCGATGTCGCGCGCAAGAATTCGCAAGACCCGGGGTCGGCGGAGAAGGGCGGCGATCTCGACTTCGTGACGCGCGGCGCCATGGTCAAGCCGTTCGAAGACGCGATGTTCGCGCTCAAGAAGGGCGACATCAGCGACGTGATCGAAACCGAGTTCGGCTACCACATCATCCGCCTGGCCGACATCAAGCCGGCCGTGGTGCCTCCGTTCGAACAGGTGCGCGCCACCATCGAGAACGAGCTTCGCGCGCAGCAGGCGACGCAGGAATTCGCCAAGGCGGCGGAAAGCTTCACCGATGCCGTCTACCAGCAGCCGGACAGTCTCAAGCCCGCGGCCGACAAGCTGAAGCTCACGATCCAGACGGCGAACAACGTTGCGCGCACACCGGCACCGGGTGTCACCGGCGTGCTGGCCAATCGCAACTTCCTCAATGCACTGTTCGCGGCCGACTCGCTGCAGCGCAAGCAGAACACCGAGGCGATCGAGATCGGTACCAACCAGCTCGCGGCCGGCCGCGTGACGCAGTACACGGCTGCGCATCCGGTGCCGCTGGCCGAGGTCAAGGACAAGATCCGGGCGCAGCTGGTGACCGAGCGTGCCGCCGTCATGGCCAAGGCCGATGGCGAAGCCAAGCTCGCCGCCTGGACCGCAAAGGCCGATGGCGCGACCTTCGGCGCGCCGCTCACCGTGTCGCGCCGCGAATCGCAGAACCAGCCGCTTTCGATCATCGACGCCGCTTTGCGTGCCGATGCAGCCAAGCTGCCTGCGCTGGTGGGTGTGGACTTGGGGACCCAGGGCTATGCCGTGGTGCGCGTGACCAAGGTCGTTGCGCGCACACCCTCGGCGCCCGAGCAGGCGCAGCAAGAGAACGCGCAGATCGGCCAATCGATCACCGCGGCAGAAGAACTCGCGTATTACAACCTGCTCAAGGAGCGTTTCAAGGCCGAGATCCTGGTGCCGAAGCCGGCCGACACGCTGCCCGCCGCAGGCCGTTGATGCCGCACGCGGTGTCGCGTCCGGGTCGCTGATCCGGCGCGCCGTCGCACGTGGGACAAGCGCGCCCTGAGCTTGTCGCCAGAATCGCCTGCATGGGAACCCTCTATCTCGTGCGCCATGGCCAGGCCAGCTTCGGTGCCGCCGACTACGACAACCTGAGCGAGCTGGGGCACAAGCAGTCGGTCCGCCTCGGCGAATATTGGCGCGAGCGCGGCATGCATTTCGATGCCGTGATCACCGGCACCTTGAAGCGCCATCGCCAGACTTGGGAGGGCATTGCCCAAGGACTCGGCCTCGACCGCGAAGACGTGCTTCCCTGGCCCGGACTCAACGAGTACGACAGCGAAGCAGTGATTGCCACGATTCACGAAGGCAAGCTCGAGAAGCCCGATTCTCCCGAGATGTACCGGCACCACTTCCGCCTCTTGCGCGACGGACTGGGCGCCTGGATGCAGGGCAGGACCCAGCCCGCCGGCATGCCGAGCTACGTGGATTTTCTGGCCGGCGTGACAACGGCGCTCGACCATGTGCGCGACCGGCACCATGGCGCCAAGGTGCTGGTGGTGTCGAGCGGCGGCCCGATCAGCACGGCCGTCGGCCATGTGCTCGGCACCAGCGCCGAAACCACCATCGAGCTCAACCTGCGCATCCGCAACACGGCAGTGACGGAGTTCGCCTTCACGCCCAAGCGCCACATGCTGGTGACCTACAACACCCTGCCGCACCTGGACGCCCCGGCGTGCGCGGACTGGGTGACCTACGCCTGACCGAGCGCGGCCTCAGGCCTGCCAGACGCCGTAGCCGCTCTTGCGCAGCGCGATGCCGAGCTCGACCTCCATCGATCGCGCATCCTCGTAGCTCATCGGGTTATAGCGCTCATAGAGGGAGGGCAGCAGCCGCAGGCCGAACGCCTGCACGAAGCTGTTGGCCTGGATGCCGGCCTTGTGCTTGTCGAAGCGGATGTCCGGGTCCAGCCCGGTCATTCCAACGTAGACAAAAGGCTTGCCGAGCTGGTACTCGGGATTGGCGCGCCTGAAGCGCCCGTGGTTCCATACGCGGTCGTCGAGCTCGACCACGTAGACATGGTGCCTGGCTCTGGGCTTGCGCGGCATCGGCCCGCAGGTGTGCCCGTGACGCTAGCTCTTGCGCTTGATCAGGCCGTAGAGGAGCAGCAGCACGATCGCGCCGAGCACGGATGCGATGAAGCCTGCGCCCTGTCCCGCCGTGTACCAGCCCAGGGCCTGGCCCACATAGGTCACGATCAACGACCCTGCAATACCGATCAGTGTCGTCACGATGAAACCCGCGGAGTCGTCGCCCGGCTTGACGGCGCGTGCCACGAGACCCACGATGAACCCGATCAGAATAGTCCAGACGATGCTCATGAAAAATCCTTTGGCGGTGAATTGGAAGCGCGTGGAAAGCCTGCCCACCGGTGCGGGCGCGTTCATGATAGCGGAGCAGCGCCGGCGCGAGGCCCGGTGAGCGGCGTCAACCCCTCGTTCGGGGCGCTTGGCGCCGATTCCATGCCGCGCATGCTGCAGCGTCCTACAGGGCCAAGCCCCGCGCGGCGCTATACCCCGAACCATGCTCGAGAAACTGCCTGAGGCCATCGGACACGCGCTGCAAGGGGTGCGCGCGGGACTGGACAAGATCGTCTTCAACACGCTCGGCATGCGCCAGGGGATGTCGTCGATCGCACTCACCAGCGTGGCTTTCGTCGACCACGGCCCCTTGCCGGCGCGCTATACGGCGGATGGCGAGGGCCTGTCGCCGCCGCTGCAGTGGGCCGATGTGCCGGTGGAAGCGAGCTCGGTGGTCGTGGTGGTGGAGGACGCGGATTCGCCAACGCCCAATCCGCTGGTGCACGCGATCGTGGTGGGGCTGCGGCCGAGCGACGGCAAGCTCGACGAGGCAGCCATTCCGAGCCGCGACAACGATGGCGCACCGGGCCTGCATGCCGGACGAAACTCCGGATTGCAGGCCGCCTGGCTGCCCCCGGACCCTCCGCCGGGGCACGGGCCGCATCGCTATGCCTTCCAGATATTTGCACTCGGCGGCGCGCCCCTGTTTTCCGCCACGCCAGGGCGCGACGAAGTCTTCAATGCCTTGCGCGAACATGCGATTGCCAGTGGCCTGCTGATCGGGACCTGCGAAAGGCCGGACGGGTCGATCAAGATCCCGGAGACCGCACCTGCCGGGCCGCTTGCGGCAGGCTGAGTAGATTTTCAGCCACATGCGCTGGCCGGGGTAGAGAAAACACGGGTTTTTGCCGCTACAATTGCTGGCTCTGCGGTGGCTGTAGCTCAGCTGGTAGAGTCCCAGATTGTGATTCTGGTCGTCGTGGGTTCGAGTCCCATCAGCCACCCCAAAATACCTTCCCGACTGCTATTGCGCAATAGCGTCCATGGAAAACCACTACGCCGGGCCCGTCCTGGCGTTGTCATTTCCGGTAACCGCTTGTGCCGTGTCCGGAGTCTCCCCCTTGCTTTTGTTCTCTAAAAACGTTCGGCGTCGGCGGGCTTTGCGTTGTGCGCTGCGTCAATCTGCTCACTGTGGTGTTTTTCTCCTCATGGCCTGCTTGTTTTAAATTGGAACTGAATTAAAATCCGCCCGTTTCCAATTTTCAGGAGTCCAAAAATGGCTTCGACCCTTGCCGATATCAATTCTCAGATCAAGAAGTACGACGAGCAGATTGCGCAATTGCGCAAGCAGGCCGAAGACCTTCGCAACCAGGAGCGTGCGGGCGTCATTGAAGACGTGCGGAGAAAGATCGCCGAATACGGCCTGACGGCATCCGACCTGAAACTGAGCGCTCGCGGTGTCTCCGTCAAGCGCAGCGCTGGCGCCCCCGCCCCAAAGGCAGCCGCCAAATACCGCGGCCCGACGGGCGAAACCTGGTCTGGCGGCCGAGGCCGCAAGCCGCGCTGGGTGACCGAAGCATTGGCCGCCGGCAAGTCCCTCACCGAATTCGAGATCAAGTAAGCGTCCGGTCAGGCCCTCGGCCCGATAAAAAAGCCCGCATGTGCGGGCTTTTTTATTGGTGAGTCGCCAGGTCGTGCGCAGGCTCAGTTCACCATCACGAGTTTTCCTTTGACGCCGCGTGAGCCCATGTGGGCATAGGCGGCCTTCAATTGAGCCATCGGCATCGTGCTGTCGATCACGGGCTTGATCTTTCCCTGGCCGTACCACTGGGCCAATTCGGCCATCATTTGTGCATTGGCCTTGGGTTCGCGCTTGGCGAAATCGCCCCAGAACACGCCGACCAGCGAAGCGCCTTTCAGCAGCGTGAGATTCAATGGCAGCGATGGAATCGGCCCCGATGCAAAGCCAACGACCAAATAGCGCCCGCGCCAGCCAATCGAACGAAAAGCCGGCTCCGCAAAATCACCGCCGACGGGGTCGTAAATCACATCGGGGCCCTTGCCGTCGGTCGCGGCCTTGATGGCGTCGCGAAAGCCGCCTGGAAGCGCGTGCGTGGTGTAGTTGATGGTGGCGTCCGCGCCAATGGAGCGGCAGAGCTCGCATTTCTCGTCGGTCGAAGCTGCTGCAATGACCTTGGCGCCTGCCGCCTTTGCGATCTGGATGGCTGCGGTGCCCACGCCGCCTGCGGCGCCCAGCACGAGCACCGTTTCTCCGGCCTTCAATTGCGCGCGGTCCATCAATGCGTGCCATGACGTCGCATAAATCATGATGAAGGCGGCGGCGTCCACGTGGCCGAAGCCTTCCGGCAGCGGCATGCACATTTCGGCAGGCGCCAG
The Variovorax sp. OAS795 genome window above contains:
- a CDS encoding histidine phosphatase family protein, translating into MGTLYLVRHGQASFGAADYDNLSELGHKQSVRLGEYWRERGMHFDAVITGTLKRHRQTWEGIAQGLGLDREDVLPWPGLNEYDSEAVIATIHEGKLEKPDSPEMYRHHFRLLRDGLGAWMQGRTQPAGMPSYVDFLAGVTTALDHVRDRHHGAKVLVVSSGGPISTAVGHVLGTSAETTIELNLRIRNTAVTEFAFTPKRHMLVTYNTLPHLDAPACADWVTYA
- a CDS encoding NADPH:quinone oxidoreductase family protein; the protein is MHAWLCENPTGVDALTWKELPTPVPGPGQVLIEIKAASLNFPDLLIVQNKYQMKPPLPFVPGSEYAGVVQAVGEGVTHLKVGQNVACLSGTGGFATHTLAPAEMCMPLPEGFGHVDAAAFIMIYATSWHALMDRAQLKAGETVLVLGAAGGVGTAAIQIAKAAGAKVIAAASTDEKCELCRSIGADATINYTTHALPGGFRDAIKAATDGKGPDVIYDPVGGDFAEPAFRSIGWRGRYLVVGFASGPIPSLPLNLTLLKGASLVGVFWGDFAKREPKANAQMMAELAQWYGQGKIKPVIDSTMPMAQLKAAYAHMGSRGVKGKLVMVN
- a CDS encoding YbhB/YbcL family Raf kinase inhibitor-like protein produces the protein MLEKLPEAIGHALQGVRAGLDKIVFNTLGMRQGMSSIALTSVAFVDHGPLPARYTADGEGLSPPLQWADVPVEASSVVVVVEDADSPTPNPLVHAIVVGLRPSDGKLDEAAIPSRDNDGAPGLHAGRNSGLQAAWLPPDPPPGHGPHRYAFQIFALGGAPLFSATPGRDEVFNALREHAIASGLLIGTCERPDGSIKIPETAPAGPLAAG
- a CDS encoding SurA N-terminal domain-containing protein, producing MFDFFRKYNKIVLIFLFLLIIPSFVLFGVERYQGSGDEKVARVDGHNITRPEWDAQHRIETDRIRQQSPNVDAALLESDVIRYGTLERMVRDRVLAAAAAKSNVTVSEERLSRIFAQDAGLAAFRTPDGKFDREAFQRVTGRTPEQYEAAMRSDLATQQVLLGISGTAFTPPALAAATINAFYDRREIQVARFTPESFASKVTVSDADIEAYYKAHTAQFQAPEQANVEYLVLDLEAAKKNVSVNEADLKTYYEQNAARFGTKEERRASHILITAPASAPAADRAKAKAKAEQLLAEVRKAPGTFADVARKNSQDPGSAEKGGDLDFVTRGAMVKPFEDAMFALKKGDISDVIETEFGYHIIRLADIKPAVVPPFEQVRATIENELRAQQATQEFAKAAESFTDAVYQQPDSLKPAADKLKLTIQTANNVARTPAPGVTGVLANRNFLNALFAADSLQRKQNTEAIEIGTNQLAAGRVTQYTAAHPVPLAEVKDKIRAQLVTERAAVMAKADGEAKLAAWTAKADGATFGAPLTVSRRESQNQPLSIIDAALRADAAKLPALVGVDLGTQGYAVVRVTKVVARTPSAPEQAQQENAQIGQSITAAEELAYYNLLKERFKAEILVPKPADTLPAAGR
- a CDS encoding H-NS histone family protein, which codes for MASTLADINSQIKKYDEQIAQLRKQAEDLRNQERAGVIEDVRRKIAEYGLTASDLKLSARGVSVKRSAGAPAPKAAAKYRGPTGETWSGGRGRKPRWVTEALAAGKSLTEFEIK
- a CDS encoding GlsB/YeaQ/YmgE family stress response membrane protein, producing the protein MSIVWTILIGFIVGLVARAVKPGDDSAGFIVTTLIGIAGSLIVTYVGQALGWYTAGQGAGFIASVLGAIVLLLLYGLIKRKS
- a CDS encoding HU family DNA-binding protein, which produces MNKTELIEHIAKNADISKAAATRALESTIGAIRTTLKKGGSVSLVGFGTFAVGKRAARTGRNPRTGDAIKIKAAKIPKFRPGKALKDALN
- a CDS encoding tartrate dehydrogenase, which produces MTTHRIAVIAGDGIGKETMPEGLRVMDAAARKFGIDLKFDHFDFSSWDYCERHGKMLPDNWKDQIGGHDAIYFGAVGWPEKIADHVSLWGSLLLFRREFDQYINLRPARLMPGITAPVVRRDGTPRAPGEIDMYIVRENTEGEYSSIGGRMYEGTPREIVVQETVMSRVGVDRVLKFAFELAQSRPKKHLTSATKSNGISITMPYWDERVAEMAKNYPGVAQDKFHIDILTAHFVQRPDFFDVVVASNLFGDILSDLGPACTGTIGIAPSANLNPERTTPSLFEPVHGSAPDIAGKGIANPIGQIWCGAMMLEFLGHKNAHDAILATIEKVLAPQSGAPRTPDIGGRASTSDLGKAIAEAL